In a genomic window of Methylovirgula sp. 4M-Z18:
- a CDS encoding bifunctional riboflavin kinase/FAD synthetase, whose amino-acid sequence MQHPSFIIAHDPAAPPLGLAGAVVAIGNFDGVHRGHAGVLARAKALAQKLGRPCAVLTFEPHPADYFAKRSVIFRLTTWQAKAEAFARLGLEGMVVLSFDADLAGLTAEHFVEDVLVKRLQVSAVVVGYDFHFGKARQGSPEFLQNAGVRYGFAVEVVAKIAQDAAGSLDAVSSTAIREALVAGDVAAAAQLLGHNWFIEGEVVHGQKLGRTLGIPTANIVLDPSSHLRHGIYAVRCTADDVTYNGVASFGRRPTVDNGPPLLEVFVFDFSGDLYGKEVEVDFVAWLRGEEKFDGLDALKAQMQRDVEKAREILGA is encoded by the coding sequence ATGCAGCATCCCTCCTTCATCATTGCCCATGACCCAGCCGCGCCGCCGCTCGGGCTCGCCGGCGCGGTCGTCGCCATCGGCAATTTCGACGGGGTGCACCGTGGTCACGCCGGCGTGCTCGCACGGGCAAAAGCCTTGGCGCAGAAGCTTGGGCGGCCTTGCGCGGTCCTGACGTTCGAACCGCATCCCGCCGACTATTTCGCCAAGCGCAGCGTGATCTTCCGCCTTACGACCTGGCAGGCCAAGGCGGAGGCCTTCGCGCGGCTCGGGCTTGAGGGCATGGTCGTTCTTTCCTTCGACGCCGATCTTGCCGGGCTCACCGCCGAGCATTTCGTCGAAGACGTGCTCGTCAAGCGGCTGCAAGTCTCAGCCGTTGTCGTCGGTTATGATTTTCATTTCGGTAAGGCGCGGCAAGGCTCGCCGGAATTCTTGCAAAACGCCGGTGTCCGTTACGGCTTTGCCGTGGAGGTCGTCGCGAAAATCGCGCAGGACGCGGCCGGATCGCTGGATGCCGTTTCCTCGACCGCGATCCGCGAGGCCTTGGTCGCCGGCGATGTTGCGGCGGCAGCACAATTGCTCGGCCACAATTGGTTTATAGAAGGCGAGGTGGTGCACGGACAAAAGCTTGGCCGTACACTCGGTATTCCCACCGCCAATATCGTGCTCGATCCGTCGTCCCATTTGCGGCACGGCATCTATGCCGTGCGGTGCACCGCGGACGACGTGACTTACAATGGTGTCGCCAGCTTCGGCCGCCGTCCCACGGTCGACAATGGCCCGCCGCTGCTGGAAGTTTTTGTCTTCGATTTTTCCGGCGACCTTTACGGCAAAGAGGTTGAGGTCGACTTCGTTGCGTGGCTACGCGGCGAGGAGAAATTCGACGGCTTAGACGCATTGAAGGCGCAGATGCAGCGTGACGTAGAGAAAGCACGAGAGATACTCGGCGCGTAG